Within the Hevea brasiliensis isolate MT/VB/25A 57/8 chromosome 2, ASM3005281v1, whole genome shotgun sequence genome, the region AGAATAAAAGAGTGCTCTTCACCCCTCCTGCCACAGGGATACTCATAAGCTCATGACAAATGATACTTTTCACCAATCCAAaaagtatttttattttaataaaaccaGTAATTATAGTTAAAACTTTCTTTAGTGATAAATCTATATGCGAATGAACAATTTTAGTAGCATGGAGAAAAATCTGACATAGATACAATGCACAGGATCCCACATTCATAATCAGGTCATTTTTCATAAATaacaacaaaaaaaataaaattcattcctCCATTCCACTAAGCCACTCTATATATCCAATGCTTTTGCTATTTCTGTTTTTCTTCTCTTCATAAAAAAAGACAGGTGGTATAAAGCATATCTTGTAGGCTTCCTCTCTTACATATACCAAAAACTACTCATCTTGTCaaacaaaaaggaaaaaacaGAAAATTAAAAGCATAGTGCAGTTTGGCTTTTATCAAAATCATAAGACATAAGCAATGTTCCACATATATGAAACCTATCATTATCCAaggtaatttatttaattaacagCACACTTGACCGTGATATTATAGTGATTCTATTCCCCATCTTCCTTTTTTCCTCCCTAAAACATTATACCATGAACTGGcaacaaataaatttttaacacaCCTACTAGCAGTAAAAGAATAGGCTTCCACGCGCCTAGATGGTTGAAATTAACAGACATCAGCATCACATTCAAAGCTTCATTACAAATGTAAACTGCATGCAAAAATCAAGAGTGTAATTACTTATTTCTCATGCACGTAACGAAGGGATTGCTCCAATTAAAGAAATGTACATACCAAAAAGTCCCTGTTTTAACCTTAGTCTAACTAGGTGTGTTGGGATTACCTGAACAAGTAGGTTACTACTCTTGTACAAAATACTAACAAACACAAGGCATAGACCaccaaaatataagaaaactgGATTAACCAGGGCACAATTCAGTTGAACAATTAATAAATAAGAGAACATTAAGACACCTAGAGGGGACAACAACCTGAGGGCCAGATTTGGTAAACAGTAGTCATTTCCAGCTTCAATGCATGCAATTGGTAATGATGAAGGTGATCCAGGCTTTGAAGCCTCCTCAATAACAATTGTTATAGCATCTATGTATATCACAATATCGGGATTACTTGTTGGAGAAACATTCTGCAAGGCAACTTGATAAATTAACTAGGAATTGACAAAAACTAAAGAAGATAACAGTAAGCATCTAAATAGACCAATCAGATATATCATATGATATTCAGCGGGGAGAGAGAGTTCTAATACTTATATCTCCTAATTTGATGTAGTAAAAATTCTAAGTGCCCACCTTTATCTGGACACAGAGAAGGTCATCTGTATTGCAGTCAGCAGCAAAAGAATGGATTTCTACTGGTTGAATTATTTCAAGTTTCCTCCACCACCTCCTTCCTGGAATGTAGATTCCTTCCAACCCACAACGAACAGAAAATCTCTCTCGCTCTAATGATACACCTCGGAAAGATAGAAGACCATCGCCCCCTGTTGTTTGATTTTTCCATAACTTCTGAGATGAGTACTGGCTCCAGTCTCCAATGTCAAAGCTGGGCTTAGAACTTTGGGTTTTAATAGGTTGAGGAGATGATGCAGTATTTTGAGGCAATGATGACATGGAGTAACTTCTAAAATGAGAAAAGAGCTGAGAACCAGAAGGGGCAGACTTTTGAGAAGCCCCGCCAATTTCTGAACCAGAACCTAAATGAGGAGGAGATAGAGCACGAGCTGGAGGAGGAAGAGTGTTATCCAAAGGAAGCAACCATTTTAACAATTCACCACAAGGGTCATAATTCCCATTTAAGTTGTCCCAGTTCTCAGCAGACAGATTTCTCTCATGATTTTTCTCAAATTGAAGAATCTCAATAACAGGATCTCTTATAAAATTAACACCAATATTAACTTGTAAAAGTAGCTGCATCCTTCCAGACAAAGAAATAGAATGAGAATCAGTAGCCTAACCAACTGGTTAAAATGAACATAGATAAGAATCATGTTGTTGTAGTAAGATAGTCAGTAGGATATGCTTAAGTACCCTGCTAAGCATATTCCCAACAGTATCTCCtccctttaacttctcaaaatgtGGGCATGGACTAGCCCAACTAATCagacatatatatataataataatattttattaatcagATGGGCTTTATGTAAACACGAAGTTCAGGCCATGGTTTCAAATAACGGTTGTGTTATTTACATGTTTTGGAACGGCCCGCTACGCAATACACCGTTATTTAAAGAAAAATCTGGACTTGCAAGTTTAACGGCCGTTACAACCGTTACATAATGGTAATGGCTGTTATTTATCATTATATAATAGTAACAGCTATTACTTTAATTATTCATCTGCTATAATCACATGAAAACAGTGTTATTTTGCTTCTTTTTTCTTTGTTCACGTATTCTCCCTTCAATAGCTGCTATATCTCTCATATTCTCTCAAATTGTAACCCAAATTTCTCCTTTCTTCTACAAAATCTCTCCCTTATTATTGCTAAGCTAAGATCATCATTAAATATCTCTATTCTAGCTATAAATTGTTTAATGCTAAAGATGCCTAAACATGATAGATTTAATGCCTTTATTTAATGTATTTGTGCTTATTATATAGTTgtgtattttaattttacttgtatctacaaatatataattattttatgaactttacaaatttttttaaaaaaattgcatAACACCAAGCCGTTACTGTTACATTACGGTCATTACATGCCTTTTTCCGTTACCTACGAATGCGACCGCAATTTGAAACCATGGTTCAGGCCCACTCATCTAGGAGGAAAGCCTAAATCAGGCAGGGCCAAACCCCTCTATCCAAGCCGAGGGTTCTGACGGGTCAGGCCAGGAAGGTCACCAGGCCCTTTATCAAATGGTATCACTTCACATCATATCATGCATTAAGATTTCTTCACAAATGCAAAAAATATTTACATGATCATTCCGTAATTTGTGGATGCCCACAAGAAGCTAATAAACCATTAAATGTTGCAAGTTAATCCAGATATACATAAATAGTCTGAAGAAAAAGTGTATTTGCATGCCATTCTATGAAACTGTCATTATTATGTCATAAAAAATGGAGTTTTACTGTAAAATTTTCTTAAATACTTTAGAAACTTTTCTCTAAATTTCTGTCTCAATTATACATAACATACAGACATAAATTCAATACACAATCTTGATTAAAGCTTCTTGGGAAAAGATGCAAAAGATACAAAACCATTAAAAAAACTCGATAACAAATAGTAGCTGCAAAAAGTATCTTCTAGTTTATCCACTAAAAGAAAACTGTTATTTAATGGAACTAAAAAAAAACACAtgcacgcacacacacacacacacatagagagagagagagagagagagagagagagagagagagagagaaattgcAATTGAAAGGATAAACCATCCTTCTCTATATGAAACAATACACATGCTACAAAGCCTCCCAATCATCCTGGATGTCAGTTGGCTATTGAAATTTTCCTTTGCATATAAGGGACAAGGATTGAATACTACAACattgagggttttttttttttttttttgggtgcaATGCAAtacttttaagaaaaataatacaAGGCCAAGCAAACCCAGATCTCTAACTAGTTCACACAAAATAAAACACAACGATGGGAAGTTGGGGGCTACTTCAAAAGGCAGAAACAAGAATTTTACATGGTTCAATTTATAAACCATCCATTCAGGCAGAGATATTAAGCACAACAAGCAGCTCCAACACTTAAAGTGTGTGTTTTGAGTGTAAGAAAGCAATCAGAACTTCCAAAACATTGTTAGTAGTTGTCACTTATCAGTGGAAGAACATTGTAAAAATACAAGGCTGCACTTTTTTGTGAAAAGTCAATCAGATGAAAAAGCTATATTGTGAAGAACATAGAGGTCTCAGACACATACCACTATGTCTCCATTAGAGAGAGAGAAACATTTAACAGCATTTCTTGCTGCTCCACCAGACACACAGGCATCAAAATCTCCTCTATCGATAAGAGCACCAAGTTGGGACATGTTATTTGCAGTTTTTTTGTCATTTTCACTGGAGTTCTGATCATCCAGTTCAGAAGATTTCGGATCAGACGCACCTTTTTTTGACCAAAGTGGCTCCCCTGACTCTGCAATCCTAACAAAAAAGTGAGAGTTCCTAAATCTTTGCAATAACATTTCAGTTTGTCTTTTGTGATCTTCCATTCTGAGAATGGATTCACTGGCAGAAATATCCTTTTGTAGATCAATCTCCTTTTTTGATGGCTCATTCCCATTTTGGTCTATAACTTGACCATCAGTACTCACTTCACCTTCTCCAGATACCGAACTTGTTCCTTCTTTTGCATTCCCATTTTGTTTTTCAGGGTCTTGTCCAATGCCATTTTTAGACATGACTGCAGCAACTTTAAATGGAGTAATAATTTCTGTATCTTGCTTATATGCTGACAAACATGCCAGGATATGAACTTGCTCACCTGGAATGGAAATAAAGTTCAGGTATCATATAATTAACACAATATCTCCAGGACGTACAATAACTGATGCATGCATATTAGTAGTGGAAGAACAAAAAGACTATAAGATAGGCACCAGGGAAAACAAATGACCGATCCAGGGAGCGTAATGAACGTATATCCGGAGCATTATTCCAACCATCAGGAAGTTCCCCTGCAAAAAACATATCAAGCAGAAAACAccaaaataaagttaaaaaactATATGGAGATTTTCTGATAAAGCATCAAGACCACAAAACAAGGAAAGACTTGGTGAAACTAATTTCCAAATGAAGTACACATGAATAACATGAAGACTAATACTATATTTTATGTAGTTAAAAGAATAAATGATTTGGGAGAGTAAAAGGAGTACTTTGATCAATATATAGGAGGGATAATACAAGCATTCATTTTGGATTTGTAACTATTtcgtaattgaaaaaaaaaatccaaatgtgAATCATAAATCCATGTCTGCAACTCTAATTATAATCCCATAACGTTGCATTTAATATTTTCATAACACAAGGACATGGCACAAATCATTTAATTTCCTCCTTTTCATAGAACAAAGGAGAGAGCACCAACAGCAATTGCAACATCAACCAACCTAAACTGCACTCCATCAGATACCAGCCAAGCCCGAATTTTGTTCTCACATACCTTCACCATTTGATTAAAGCCAAAGTAATCAAGGGATGGAACTTCACCATTTTTTAAAAATCACATTAACGTATTGGCAGGCTCAAATTTTTTACAATTCAGTTAATATCGCCATATTTGAAACCCTTCTTGTAACCAAATAAACTTGTTGGACAACTGGACAAAAAACAAAGAACATATTAGCAAATGATTTATTTGCTTATGGAATTTACATCATAtccattttcatgaaatttttatcCTTGATGAGTTgtattttagaccataacttcacGGAGCTTTCAAATCACTTTCAAGAAAGGCCGAATTTGGCAAGATCACATTAGATAGTCTGGATCATAAA harbors:
- the LOC110650832 gene encoding uncharacterized protein LOC110650832 isoform X1; translated protein: MNFLQRYTSATHNVVTEQVPVHEPPADSRYASKPSATLEGLIAEDPFLQSPPAEGHGGEAQATGDENGTVGGVSSKNYSFAVENHLDVSEGEGWITIPHGELPDGWNNAPDIRSLRSLDRSFVFPGEQVHILACLSAYKQDTEIITPFKVAAVMSKNGIGQDPEKQNGNAKEGTSSVSGEGEVSTDGQVIDQNGNEPSKKEIDLQKDISASESILRMEDHKRQTEMLLQRFRNSHFFVRIAESGEPLWSKKGASDPKSSELDDQNSSENDKKTANNMSQLGALIDRGDFDACVSGGAARNAVKCFSLSNGDIVLLLQVNIGVNFIRDPVIEILQFEKNHERNLSAENWDNLNGNYDPCGELLKWLLPLDNTLPPPARALSPPHLGSGSEIGGASQKSAPSGSQLFSHFRSYSMSSLPQNTASSPQPIKTQSSKPSFDIGDWSQYSSQKLWKNQTTGGDGLLSFRGVSLERERFSVRCGLEGIYIPGRRWWRKLEIIQPVEIHSFAADCNTDDLLCVQIKNVSPTSNPDIVIYIDAITIVIEEASKPGSPSSLPIACIEAGNDYCLPNLALRRGEEHSFILKPACSMHKNLKVNGEKISPPSSSHLAPNNIEGRRSFSNADQYAIMVSCRCNYTESRLFFKRPTSWRPRILRDLMISVASEMSGQSSGSNERASQLPVQVLTLQASNLTSEDLTMTVLAPASFTSPPSVGSLSSPRSPMSPLVSLSESIGRTNGERHGAAIQRLSSVPPSENPKQSGNVGIHSVSFNELSSPISDVISSNGLGCTHLWLQSRVPLGCVPAQSTATIKLELLPLTDGIITLDTLQIDVKEKGLTYVPEQSLKINATTSISTGIV